Proteins found in one Bacillus subtilis subsp. subtilis str. 168 genomic segment:
- the rsmA gene encoding dimethyladenosine 16S ribosomal RNA transferase (Evidence 1c: Function from experimental evidences in the studied genus; PubMedId: 99430, 6801425, 11327780, 1690648, 22391551; Product type e: enzyme) gives MNKDIATPIRTKEILKKYGFSFKKSLGQNFLIDTNILNRIVDHAEVTEKTGVIEIGPGIGALTEQLAKRAKKVVAFEIDQRLLPILKDTLSPYENVTVIHQDVLKADVKSVIEEQFQDCDEIMVVANLPYYVTTPIIMKLLEEHLPLKGIVVMLQKEVAERMAADPSSKEYGSLSIAVQFYTEAKTVMIVPKTVFVPQPNVDSAVIRLILRDGPAVDVENESFFFQLIKASFAQRRKTLLNNLVNNLPEGKAQKSTIEQVLEETNIDGKRRGESLSIEEFAALSNGLYKALF, from the coding sequence ATGAATAAAGATATTGCGACACCGATTAGAACGAAAGAGATACTGAAGAAATACGGTTTTTCTTTTAAAAAGAGCTTAGGACAGAATTTCTTAATTGATACGAACATTTTAAACAGAATTGTTGATCACGCGGAAGTGACGGAGAAAACAGGTGTCATTGAAATCGGCCCGGGAATCGGGGCTTTAACCGAACAGCTTGCCAAGCGGGCGAAAAAGGTCGTGGCATTTGAGATTGACCAGCGATTATTGCCGATTCTGAAGGATACACTGTCACCTTACGAAAATGTCACTGTCATTCATCAGGACGTGTTAAAGGCTGATGTCAAATCAGTCATTGAAGAACAATTTCAAGATTGTGATGAGATCATGGTAGTTGCCAACCTTCCTTATTACGTAACAACACCGATTATCATGAAACTGCTTGAAGAACATCTTCCGCTGAAAGGGATTGTGGTTATGCTGCAAAAAGAAGTGGCTGAGCGCATGGCGGCTGATCCTTCATCTAAGGAATACGGCTCGCTTTCAATCGCGGTGCAGTTTTATACAGAAGCCAAAACGGTGATGATCGTCCCGAAAACCGTATTTGTTCCTCAGCCTAATGTCGATTCCGCAGTCATTCGTCTGATTCTCCGAGACGGCCCGGCAGTGGACGTGGAAAACGAATCCTTTTTCTTTCAGCTCATCAAGGCAAGCTTTGCACAGCGCCGTAAAACGCTGCTCAATAACTTAGTTAACAATCTGCCTGAAGGAAAAGCACAAAAATCAACGATTGAACAAGTGCTCGAAGAAACAAATATTGACGGTAAGCGCCGAGGTGAATCCCTGTCTATTGAGGAATTCGCAGCGCTGTCTAACGGATTGTATAAAGCCCTTTTCTAA
- the prtG gene encoding sporulation-specific protease (Evidence 1a: Function from experimental evidences in the studied strain; PubMedId: 10714992, 11040425, 16751597, 19060142, 19833771; Product type cp: cell process) → MQFQIGDMVARKSYQMDVLFRIIGIEQTSKGNSIAILHGDEVRLIADSDFSDLVAVKKDEQMMRKKKDESRMNESLELLRQDYKLLREKQEYYATSQYQHQEHYFHMPGKVLHLDGDEAYLKKCLNVYKKIGVPVYGIHCHEKKMSASIEVLLDKYRPDILVITGHDAYSKQKGGIDDLNAYRHSKHFVETVQTARKKIPHLDQLVIFAGACQSHFESLIRAGANFASSPSRVNIHALDPVYIVAKISFTPFMERINVWEVLRNTLTREKGLGGIETRGVLRIGMPYKSN, encoded by the coding sequence GTGCAATTTCAAATAGGGGATATGGTAGCCAGAAAATCCTATCAGATGGATGTTTTGTTTCGAATTATAGGAATAGAGCAAACAAGCAAAGGAAATTCAATTGCCATTTTGCATGGAGATGAAGTCAGGCTGATTGCTGATTCGGATTTTTCTGATCTGGTGGCAGTGAAAAAGGATGAGCAGATGATGCGGAAAAAGAAAGATGAGAGCAGAATGAATGAGTCGCTCGAATTGCTCCGCCAAGATTATAAGCTGCTCAGAGAAAAGCAGGAGTACTATGCGACAAGCCAATATCAGCATCAGGAGCATTATTTCCATATGCCGGGCAAAGTGCTTCATCTGGATGGTGACGAAGCATATTTGAAAAAATGCCTGAATGTCTATAAAAAAATTGGAGTGCCGGTCTATGGCATCCATTGCCATGAAAAGAAAATGTCTGCTTCTATTGAAGTATTGCTCGACAAATATCGACCTGACATCCTGGTGATCACAGGGCATGATGCGTACTCGAAGCAAAAGGGCGGTATTGATGATTTGAATGCGTACAGACATTCTAAGCACTTTGTTGAAACAGTTCAAACAGCCCGAAAAAAGATCCCTCACTTAGATCAGCTTGTTATTTTTGCGGGGGCCTGCCAATCCCATTTTGAATCACTCATCAGAGCGGGTGCGAATTTTGCAAGTTCACCGTCAAGAGTCAATATTCATGCGCTTGATCCGGTATATATCGTCGCGAAGATCAGCTTTACGCCGTTTATGGAACGGATTAATGTATGGGAAGTGCTCCGTAATACGCTGACAAGAGAGAAAGGGCTTGGAGGTATTGAAACAAGAGGAGTTCTGAGAATTGGTATGCCTTATAAGTCCAATTAA
- the veg gene encoding hypothetical protein (Evidence 4: Unknown function but conserved in other organisms; PubMedId: 12761295, 22720735, 23378512; Product type ph: phenotype): MAKTLSDIKRSLDGNLGKRLTLKANGGRRKTIERSGILAETYPSVFVIQLDQDENSFERVSYSYADILTETVELTFNDDAASSVAF, from the coding sequence ATGGCGAAGACGTTGTCCGATATTAAAAGATCGCTTGATGGGAATTTAGGTAAAAGGCTGACGTTAAAAGCAAACGGTGGCCGCCGAAAAACGATTGAGCGTTCGGGCATTTTAGCTGAGACGTACCCTTCTGTTTTTGTGATACAACTAGATCAAGACGAGAACTCGTTTGAAAGAGTTTCATACAGTTATGCTGATATTTTGACTGAGACTGTTGAGCTGACATTTAATGATGACGCCGCAAGCTCAGTGGCATTTTAA
- the sspF gene encoding small acid-soluble spore protein (alpha/beta-type SASP) (Evidence 1a: Function from experimental evidences in the studied strain; PubMedId: 7959056, 8982008, 11092849; Product type cp: cell process) — MGRRRGVMSDEFKYELAKDLGFYDTVKNGGWGEIRARDAGNMVKRAIEIAEQQMAQNQNNR; from the coding sequence TTGGGCAGACGTCGTGGAGTTATGTCAGATGAGTTTAAATATGAGCTGGCTAAAGACCTTGGTTTTTATGACACAGTAAAAAATGGAGGCTGGGGTGAAATTCGGGCCCGCGATGCCGGTAACATGGTGAAGCGTGCTATTGAAATCGCCGAACAGCAAATGGCTCAGAATCAGAATAACCGATAA
- the ispE gene encoding 4-(cytidine 5'-diphospho)-2-C-methyl-D-erythritol kinase (Evidence 2a: Function from experimental evidences in other organisms; PubMedId: 11361082, 12682299, 12771135, 17458547, 23840410; Product type e: enzyme) produces MRILEKAPAKINLSLDVTRKRPDGYHEVEMIMTTIDLADRIELTELAEDEVRVSSHNRFVPDDQRNLAYQAAKLIKDRYNVKKGVSIMITKVIPVAAGLAGGSSDAAATLRGLNRLWNLNLSAETLAELGAEIGSDVSFCVYGGTALATGRGEKIKHISTPPHCWVILAKPTIGVSTAEVYRALKLDGIEHPDVQGMIEAIEEKSFQKMCSRLGNVLESVTLDMHPEVAMIKNQMKRFGADAVLMSGSGPTVFGLVQYESKVQRIYNGLRGFCDQVYAVRMIGEQNALD; encoded by the coding sequence ATGCGTATTTTAGAAAAAGCGCCAGCTAAGATCAATCTGTCACTTGACGTCACCCGAAAACGCCCGGATGGCTATCATGAAGTCGAAATGATCATGACGACAATTGATTTAGCTGATCGAATTGAATTGACGGAGCTTGCAGAGGATGAAGTGAGGGTTTCCTCCCACAACCGATTTGTGCCTGATGACCAAAGAAACTTAGCTTATCAGGCTGCCAAGCTGATCAAGGACAGATACAACGTGAAAAAGGGAGTTTCCATCATGATTACGAAGGTAATTCCGGTGGCTGCCGGTCTTGCCGGCGGAAGCAGTGATGCGGCGGCGACACTCAGAGGGCTGAACAGACTGTGGAATTTAAATCTGTCCGCGGAAACGCTTGCTGAGCTTGGAGCGGAAATTGGCTCTGACGTTTCATTTTGTGTCTATGGCGGAACTGCATTAGCAACAGGGCGCGGCGAGAAAATTAAACATATCAGCACGCCTCCGCACTGCTGGGTCATTTTAGCGAAGCCGACAATCGGTGTTTCAACTGCTGAAGTGTACAGAGCGCTGAAACTGGATGGTATAGAGCATCCCGATGTACAAGGCATGATCGAGGCGATAGAAGAAAAGAGTTTTCAGAAGATGTGCAGCCGGTTAGGCAATGTGCTTGAATCTGTTACACTCGATATGCATCCTGAAGTTGCGATGATCAAAAACCAGATGAAACGCTTTGGTGCAGATGCCGTGTTAATGAGCGGGAGCGGCCCGACAGTGTTTGGACTGGTTCAGTATGAGTCGAAGGTGCAGAGAATTTATAACGGGTTAAGAGGCTTCTGCGATCAAGTTTATGCGGTGAGAATGATCGGCGAACAGAACGCTCTTGATTAA
- the purR gene encoding transcriptional regulator of the purine biosynthesis operon (PurR-pRpp) (Evidence 1a: Function from experimental evidences in the studied strain; PubMedId: 11591660, 12837783, 12837784, 15629952, 16163456, 27329548; Product type r : regulator) has product MKFRRSGRLVDLTNYLLTHPHELIPLTFFSERYESAKSSISEDLTIIKQTFEQQGIGTLLTVPGAAGGVKYIPKMKQAEAEEFVQTLGQSLANPERILPGGYVYLTDILGKPSVLSKVGKLFASVFAEREIDVVMTVATKGIPLAYAAASYLNVPVVIVRKDNKVTEGSTVSINYVSGSSNRIQTMSLAKRSMKTGSNVLIIDDFMKAGGTINGMINLLDEFNANVAGIGVLVEAEGVDERLVDEYMSLLTLSTINMKEKSIEIQNGNFLRFFKDNLLKNGETES; this is encoded by the coding sequence ATGAAGTTTCGTCGCAGCGGCAGATTGGTGGACTTAACAAATTATTTGTTAACCCATCCGCACGAGTTAATACCGCTAACCTTTTTCTCTGAGCGGTATGAATCTGCAAAATCATCGATCAGTGAAGATTTAACAATTATTAAACAAACCTTTGAACAGCAGGGGATTGGTACTTTGCTTACTGTTCCCGGAGCTGCCGGAGGCGTTAAATATATTCCGAAAATGAAGCAGGCTGAAGCTGAAGAGTTTGTGCAGACACTTGGACAGTCGCTGGCAAATCCTGAGCGTATCCTTCCGGGCGGTTATGTATATTTAACGGATATCTTAGGAAAGCCATCTGTACTCTCCAAGGTAGGGAAGCTGTTTGCTTCCGTGTTTGCAGAGCGCGAAATTGATGTTGTCATGACCGTTGCCACGAAAGGCATCCCTCTTGCGTACGCAGCTGCAAGCTATTTGAATGTGCCTGTTGTGATCGTTCGTAAAGACAATAAGGTAACAGAGGGCTCCACAGTCAGCATTAATTACGTTTCAGGCTCCTCAAACCGCATTCAAACAATGTCACTTGCGAAAAGAAGCATGAAAACGGGTTCAAACGTACTCATTATTGATGACTTTATGAAAGCAGGCGGCACCATTAATGGTATGATTAACCTGTTGGATGAGTTTAACGCAAATGTGGCGGGAATCGGCGTCTTAGTTGAAGCCGAAGGAGTAGATGAACGTCTTGTTGACGAATATATGTCACTTCTTACTCTTTCAACCATCAACATGAAAGAGAAGTCCATTGAAATTCAGAATGGCAATTTTCTGCGTTTTTTTAAAGACAATCTTTTAAAGAATGGAGAGACAGAATCATGA